The Jiangella sp. DSM 45060 genome contains the following window.
CGGCGCCGGCGCGTCGAAGACGAAGGTGTCGAGCACACCGGCGAGGTCGTCCTCGTCGGCCGTGCGGGCGTAGCTCAGCCACGTCTCGACGGACAGCAGGCCGAGCGCGCGCGTCGTGCCGGCCCGCTCGATCAGCCGCCCGGCGGCCTTCTCGACGGCGTCGCCGTAAGCGGCCAGCGCGACCCGCAGCGCCGTGCACTCGCGGTCGAGCTGCGGCCAGCGGGTCAGGACGACGGTGTGCACCTCTTCGGCCTGGCTGATCAGGCCCTTGTTGCCCCAGAGCAGCTGCGCGTGGTCGCCCAGCTGCTCGGCGGTGCTGCCCGCGGCGAGGATCGCGAGCTCGTTGCCGAGGTGGCGGAAGATCCTGGTCAGGCGGCTGATCGTGGTCTGCCCGGTCTCGGGCTCGGCGTCGGGCGCGGTGACGCTGACGTGCTCGAGCGTCAGCAGCTGGTGCAGCTCGGCCTGACCGCCCTGCTCGGCCAGCCGGCGCAGGAACAGCAGCATGACGTACGGCGCGAACGCGGCCCGGTGGAACCGTTCGTTCGGGCGCTCGACCACCTTGCTGATGGCGCCGTACTCGCGCAGCACCTCGAACCGGCGGTGGATCAGGCCCGGGTCGATCGGCCGGCAGGCGGCGGCCGCCTGGTCGACGGTGAGGCCGTCGCGCCCGGCGTCGGCGAACGCGTCGAGGATCGCCTCGTCGACGTCGAGCAGTTCGAGGTCGCTGATCATGGCGCCGGACTCGCGCGCCAGCACCGCGAACACCTGCCGGTAGAGCCGCTCGACGGCGGCGTCGCCGGCGAGCTGATCGATGGTCAGCTCGGGTCCGGCGGTCATCGGGACAGCATGCCATTCGAGGCGGGGCCTCTGTCCACCCGGATCGATAGGGTGACCTGCCATGTCGATCACCCGCGAGATGGACTGGCGCCTTGGCGGCCGTCGTCGCCGTCCTGCTGGCCGGTTGTTCGGGCGATGACGACGACCCGGTCCGGCGACGCCGGGTCGCCGGCGCCGGACGACCCGGCCGCGTCGTCCGATCGGCGGGCTGGAGTTCACGGTGCAGGGAGCGTCCGGCGAGCGGCACGCCGAACCGTGCGTGGCCGACAATCCGATGAACACGACGGCGTGGCTGGCCGCGCCGGCGCAGCAGGTGGCCAGCGTGTGCGTGGCGGTGCCGCTCGACGACCTCGACGGCGCGGTGTGGCGGATCGGCCAGCGCGGGGCCGGCGAGGACGCCTACGTGGCGCTGTCCTGACGGCCCCTCCGGGCTTCAGTTCCGCTGGCCGACCGGCCGGACGATGATCTCGTTGACGTCGACGTGCGGCGGCTGGCCGATCGCGTAGAGGACCGCCGCGGCGACGTCGTCGGGGTCGAGCTTGGGGTCGTCCCTGCGGTGGGGCGGAATGGCGCCGGTGTCGACGAGGCCCGGCTGCAGCAGCGTCACGCGGATGCCGGTGCCGACGCATTCCGCGCGGATGGCCTGGGCCAGCCCCGTCACCGCCCACTTCGTCGCCGCGTACAGGTTGCCGGGACGGACGCCGCGCCCGGCCGCAGAGCCGGTGAGCAGCAGGTGACCCTTCGTCGCGCGCAGCGCGGGCAGCGTCGCGCGGGCGGTCAGCGCCGGGCCGTAGACGTTCGTGAGGACGAGGTCGCGCCATGCCTCCGGCGGGGCGCCGCCGTCGCCGTCGTCGCCGAGGAAGGAGGTGACGACGCTCGCGCCGGCGTTGGCGAGCACGACGTCCAGCCGGCCGAAGCGTTCCTCCGCCTCCGCGACGACGCCGGTCAGCGCCGTCCAATCGGTGACGTCCGCGGGGCGGGCGAGCGCGCGGGACGGCCCGCCGAGCTCGTCGGCCAGGGCCGCGAGGGGTTCGGGCGTCCGGCCGGTCAGAATGAGGCGGTACCCGGCGGCCGCGGCCCGCCGGGCGACGGCCGCGCCGATGCCGCGGGACGCTCCGGTGATCAGGAAGACCGGGTCTGCCATGGGGTGAGCCTAGGGGGTCGTCGTCAGACACACCCGTGAGCGCGGGGTCGCGCGGACGGGGCCCGGAGCGGTAATACTTTTCATCGGAAGGCCACTTTCCGGATGGAGCGAGCAGACGTGTCGCAACGACCTGGCACCCCGAGCCTGCTGCGGGCGATGAACGACCGCAGCGCGCTCGAGCTGCTGCTCGCGGCCGGCCCGCTGACCCGCGTCGACCTCGGCCGCATGACCGGCCTGTCCAAGGTGACGGCGTCGCAGCTGCTCGGGCGGCTGCAGGAGCGCAACCTCGTCGAGGTCGTCGGCACCCGGTCGGCCGGCCGGGGCCCCAACGCCGAGCTGTACGCCGTCCGTCCCGGCTGCTCCTACTCCATCGGCATCGAGCTGAACCCCGATGTCGCCGAGGCGGCGGTCGCCGACGTCACCGGCGCGGTCATCGGTTCCGTGACGGCGCCGGTCGCGGCCGAGGTCACGGCCGCCGGCGGCGCCGACTCGCGCCGGCTGGTGCACGACATGGCGCTCGCCGCGGCGGCCGACGCCGGCCTCACCCTCGCCGACGTCGACGACGTCGTCCTCGGCCTGCCCGGTGTCGTCGACCCGTCGACCGGCGACATCGAGCTGTCGTTCGACCTCCCCGGCTGGCACCGCGGCATGCGCGACCTGCTGGCCGCCGACCTCGGCTGCGCCGTCTCGTTCGAGAACGACGTCAACCTCGCCGCCGTCGCGGAACGCGCCGAGGGCGCCGGCCGCGACGTCGACGACATGGTGCTGCTGTGGATCGGGCGCGGTGTGGGTCTGGCGGTCGTGCTCAGCGGCCACCTGCACCGCGGCGCCACGGGTGCGGCGGGCGAGATCGGCTACCTCCCGATGCCCGGCGTGCCGTCGCCCGCCAGCGTGGAGCGCCCGGCGAGCGGCGCGTTCCAGGCCCTCGTCGGCGCCGGCGCGGTGGACGAGCTGGCGGCCGAGTACGGCATCGTCGGCGACGGCGCGGCCGCTTCGGTCCGGGCCGCGCTGGCCGGCGGCGGCGCAGCGGCGGACGGTTTCCTGCTGGCGTTCTCGCATCGGCTGGCGCTCGGTGTGGCATCGGTGTGCACGGTGGTCGATCCCGCGCTGGTGGTCGTGGCCGGTGAGGTGGGGGCGGCGGGTGGGGACCGCCTGTGCGACCTCGTCGGCGACGACGTCCGCCGCATTGCCCCCGTCAACCCGCGCGTCGTCCCGACCACGGTGCCCGGCGCCCCCGTCCTGCGCGGAGCCGTCCTCACCGCGGTCGAGCACGCCCGGCAGACCCTCTTCGCCTCCACGGAGTAGCGGCCGGGTCGGTCGTTTCGCCGCTCGTGATCCGCGCGGACGTTGTCGGTGCCCGCCCGTAGGGTGGGAGCCCTCCCGGCCGGGCGGGGACCGTACCTCGATCAAGCGCACCGGCCCGCCGACGCCGCCGCTCCGCCTGTGCGCGGGCCCGCGCGTCGCACCGTCGCTCGCGCCCGGCCACCGGCTGCCACCCTCGCCCAGGCCGCAGCACCCGCCGTCGAGACCCGTCACCCCTGGTATTCCGGCCCATCCGCGCTGGCTGCTCATTCGGTAGCGGGACGTTACGGAAACGTGATCACCGAGACTGGCAAGAAACCTTACAGTAGGCACAATTACTGGAAGGTTAGCTTCCAGTTCACCGTCACGCGCCCTGCTCGGGCCGAACCGGAGGAACCGCCGTGAACAGAGCACTTCGCCTCACCGCCGGCCTGGCCGCCGCGGCGCTCGCCCTTTCCGCATGCGGCGACGGCGACGACGACACCACCGAATCCGCCGCCGGCGGCGAGACCGCCGACGCCCCGGAGCCTGCTGAGCTGCGGCTGTGGCTCAACGGCCCGGACACGCCCCAGCCGATGCGCGACTGGCTGATCGCCGAGTTCGCGGAGCAGAACCCCGGCTCCACCCTCGTCATCGAGGAGCAGGAGTGGGAGGGCCTGGTCGACCGCCTGACGACGTCGCTGGGCAGCGAGTCCGAGACACCTGACGTCGTGGAGGTCGGCAACACGCAGGCGCCGACGTTCACCACCGTCGGCGCGTTCAGCGACATCACCGACCTGGTGCCCGACCTCGGCGGCGACGACTTGCTGCAGGGCTTCGTCGACGCGGGGAGCGCGGACGGGAAGACCTACGCCGTCCCGCTGTACGCCGGCTCGTCCTACGTCTTCTACCGCAAGGACCTGTTCGCGGCGTCCGGCATCGAGGTGCCGACGAACATGCAGGAGTTCGTCGACGCGGCCGTGAAGCTGAAGCAGGACAACGCGTCCGTGCCGAACTTCTCCGGCTTCTGGCTGCCCGGCCAGGACTGGCGTGACGGCGCCGCGTTCCTGTGGGACGCGGGCGGCGACTTCGCCGTCGAGGACGGCGGCGAATGGAACGGCGCGCTGTCGACGGCGGAGTCGCAGGAAGGGCTGCAGCTGGTCCAGCGGCTGTTCAACGAGGCCTCCGGCGCGCCGAAGGACGCCAACGAGGCCGACGGCCACATCCCGTTCTGCGCCGGCGAGATCGGCATGATGCTGCGTCCGGGCTGGCTGCGCGGCCAGATCGAGGACCCCGAGGCCGGCTGCCCGGACATGATCGCCAACGTCGGCGTCTTCGCCCTGCCCGGCAGCGACGGCGAGCCCGCCCCCGTCCTGCTCGGCGGCTCGAACATCGCCATCTCGGCGAAGTCGCAGAACCAGGAGCTGTCCCAGAACCTGCTCGAGCTGATCCTCAGCGACGAGTTCCAGAGCCAGTACGCCGAGAACGGCCTCACCCCGGCGAAGGTGTCGCTGGCCGACGGCCTGGGGACGGACGAGTTCGCCGCCGCCACGATCGAGGCGGTCACGAACGCCAAGCTCACCCCGGCGGCCGCAAACTGGGCCACCGTCGAGGGCTCCCGCGTGCTCGAGGACCTGTTCGTCAACATCGCCAATGGTGGCGACGTGCAGCAGCTGGCTGAGGAAGCCGATGCCACCATCGCCGAGCAGCTCGGTTAGCCGAGCTGGGCGGACCGGCCGGGACCAGGGACCCGGCCGGTCCGTCCCCCCGGCTCCGCCACAGGACCCACGGACCGGCCGGGGGCCGGCGGGTGACGTGACACCCCGCCGGCCCCGACGGCCGCGACGATCGCCACTGCCCTACGTGCTGCTGCTGCCGGCGCTGGCGATCCTCGTCGCCGCACTCGGCTACCCGCTGTACCGCCAGGCGGTGATGTCGTTCCAGGAGTACGGCCTGGCCCAGCAGTTCGGGCAGGCGCCCGAGTGGATTGGCCTGGACAACTACGTCACGCTGGTCACCGACTCGTACCTGTGGACGGTGATCGTCCGGTCGATCCTGTTCTGCTTCGCGAACGCCGCCATCACGATGGTGATCGGCACCGCGCTGGCGGTCCTGATGACGCTGGTCTCGCGGGGTCCGCGGCTGGTGTTGCAGATCGGCCTGCTGCTGGCGTGGGCGATGCCGCACCTGGCGGCGCTGACGGTGTGGCAGTGGTTGTTCGACGCGCAGTACGGCGTCATCAACTGGGTGCTGGTGAACCTCGGGTTCGACCGGTTCGCCGGGCACTCGTGGCTGGTCGACCAGCTGTCGTTCTTCGTCGTCGCGACGGTGATCGTGGTCTGGATGAGCGTGCCGTTCGTCGCGTTCGCCGTCTACGCGGGCCTGACCCAGGTGCCGGACGAGCTGTACGAGGCGGCCGAGATCGACGGCGCGTCGGCGTGGGCGCGGTTCCGCACCGTCACCGTCCCGCTGGTGAAGCCGGTGCTGCTGATCGTCGCACTGCTGCAGATCATCTGGGACCTGAAGGTGTTCACCCAGATCTTCGTGTTGCAGGACGCCGGCGGCATCACCTCGCAGACGAACCTGATCGGCACGTACATCTACCGGCTCGGGCTGGGCGAGGGCGAGTTCGGGCTGGCGGCGGCCGCGTCGTGGTTCGTGCTGCTGCTGACCGTCGTGCTGAGCCTGTACTACGTCCGGATCCTGGTCCGTGAGGAGGAGTTGTGAGCACCCGCATCCGCACCAGGCAGCGGTCGTTCGGCGTCCTGGCCGTCGTCGTCGCGCTGCTCTGGATGTTCCCCGTCTACTGGATGCTGAACAGCTCCTTCCTGCCGTACAACCGCATCCGCTCCGCCGAGCCGTCGTTCGTGCCGCTGAACGGGACGGTGTCGGCGTACGGCCGCGTGTTCGACAGCAACTTCTTCGACACGCTGCGGATCAGCGCGATGGTCACCGGGCTCACCGTGGTGGCGGCGCTGCTGTTCGCGTTCCTGGCGGCGCTGGCGTTGTCGCGGTTCCGGTTCAAGGGCCGGCGCAGCTTCATCCTGGCGGTGCTGATCATCCAGATGATCCCGGCGGAGGGCCTGTTCATCTCGCAGTTCAAGCTGCTGGAGGGCTGGCAGCTGCTGAACAACGTCATCGGGCTGTCGCTGCTGTACATCGCGGCGGTGGTGCCGTTCACGATCTGGATGCTGCGCGGGTTCGTCAACGGCGTGCCGCGCGATCTGGAGGAGGCGGCGCTGGTGGACGGCTGCAGCCGCCTGCAGGCCTTCTTCCGCATCACGTTCCCACTGCTGGCGCCGGGTCTGGTGGCCAGCGGGGTGTACGCGTTCCTGCAGGCCTGGAACGAGTTCACCCTCTCCCTAGTGATCATGACGAGACCGGAGAACATGACTCTTCCACTGTGGCTGCGCACGTTCACCGAGGCGAATCGCGTCAGTGACTGGGCCGGTATCATGGCCGGATCCGTCCTCGTGGCGGTGCCGGTGATGATCTTCTTCCTGCTCGTCCAGCACCGCATGACCTCGGGTCTGGTGTCAGGGGCGGTGAAGGGCTGACATGAACGCCAGTGACCTGCGAGGCCTCGCCCTCGCCACGCTGTTCCCCGGCTTCCACGGCGCCCACGACGTCCCGCCGTGGCTGGCCGCCATGGCGGCCGAAGGGCTCGGCGGCGTCGTGCTGTTCGGCCGCAACGTCGACCCCGACCGCGGCGACGCCGGCGTGGCCGCGCTGACCGGCGCGCTGCACGCGATCAACCCCGACCTCATGGTCGCCATCGACGAGGAGGGCGGCGACGTCACCCGGCTCGACGTCGCGGCCGGGTCGATGCTGCCCGGCAACGCGGCGCTCGGCGCGCTGGACGACCCCGAGGCGACGGAGCGGGTGGCGGCCGAGGTGGCCGCCCGGCTGCGCGCCTGCGGCGTCGACCTCAACCTCGCGCCGGTCGCCGACGTCGACTCCAACCCGCTCAACCCGGTCATCGGGGTGCGCTCGTTCGGCTTCGACCCCGACCTCGTCGCGCGTCACGTCGCCGCGTACATCGCGGGGCAGCAGGCGCAGGGCATCGCCGCCACGGCCAAGCACTTCCCGGGCCACGGCGGCACCAGCGAGGACAGCCACCTGGTGGTGCCGTCCATCGACGACCCCCTGGACGTCATCCAGACCCGCGATCTGCCGCCGTTCCGCGCGGCGGTGAAGGCCGACGTCAAGATCGTCATGACGGCGCACATCCGCTATCCCGCGCTCGACGGCGACCGTCCGGCCACGCTGTCGCGGCCGGTCATCACCGGCATGCTCCGCGACGACCTGGGCTACGACGGCCTGGTGATGACCGACGGCATGGACATGCACGCCATCAGCCAGACCGTCGGGCACGCCGAGGGCGCGGTGCTGGCGCTGCTGGCCGGCGTCGACGCGCTGTGCGTCGGCGGCGAGACCGTCGGCCCCGAGACCGTCGAGGCGATGGTGGCCGCGCTGATCGACGCCGTACGCACCGGGCGGCTGCCGGAGGAGCGGCTGGCCGAGGCGGCCGGACGGGTCCAGGCGCTGCGCGGCTGGGTGCTCGACGCGGCGTCGTCGCCGGTGCTGTACGGGTCGGCGGCCGACGCCGCGCGGCGCGCCGTCACCGTCCACGGCGACGTCACGCTCACCGCACCGCCGCTGGTGATCGAGCTCGACGACGACCCGTCCATGGCCGCGGGTCCGATCCCGTGGGGCGTCGGCCGTCATCTGGTCGACCGCCTGCCGGGCACCGTCCTGGCCCGGGTCACGGCGTCGACGGCCGACCTCTCCGCGGTGCTCGCGGCGCTGCCGTCGCGGCGGCTGGTGGTCGGCGTGCGAGGGGTGCGACGGCGTCCGTGGCAGGTCGCGGCGGTGCAGGCCGCCCGCGCCGCCCGGCCCGACCTCATCGTCGTCGACCACGACGTCAATCCGCTGCCGGAGGTCCTCGGCGAGCACTACCTGCTCACGCACGGCGCCGCCCGCGTCACGGCCGAGGCCGCGGCGGAACGGCTCGCGGCCGCGCTCACCCCGTCGGGGTAGCGGCGGCCCACCCGACCCCTCCTACGGGGGAGGCCGGGCCGGACCCGGACCGGAAGCATCGTCGGCATGACGACTGTGCGCACCCGGTCCGGCCCGGCCCGGCCTCGTCAGCTGGCCGGCGACGTCCTCGCGATCGGCCGGCCGTGGTTCTGGTTCGTCTCGCTGCTGCCGTACTACCTGGGCGTCGTGCTGGCGACCGAGCGGCTCGTGCCGCCGGTGGAGGACTGGCCGGTGCTGGCGCTCGGCGCGGTGGTGATCGGCCCCTTGGTGTGGATCTCGGTGCTGGCCGTCAACGACGCGCACGACCTGCGCGGCGACCGTCTGAACCCGCGCAAGGCCGGGTCGCCGCTGGTCGGCGGCCGGTTGACGCCGGCGGCGGCGCAGCTGATCGCGTTGGTGGCCGGGCTGCTGGCGGTGGCCGCGGCGCTGTTCGCGGGGCCGTTGTTCGCGCTGGGGACTGCCGTCGTGCTGCTGGTCGGCTGGGCCTACAGCGCACCGCCGCTGCGGCTCAAGGCCCGCCCCGGCTTCGACGTCGCCGTCAACGCGCTGGCCATCGGCGCCGCCGGGCAGCTGGCCGGGTGGTCGCTGCTGCGGCCGCTGACGGAGTTCCCGTGGCCGATGGCGGTGCTCGGGACGCTGGTCGGCGCCGCCCTGTACGTCCCGACGACCCTGGCCGACCTGGAGGCCGACCGGACCAGCGGCTACACCACGCTGGCCGTGCGGCTCGGCCCGCGGCGGGCGTACCTGCTGGGGCTCGGGCTGTGGCTGGCGGCCGGGCTGCTGTC
Protein-coding sequences here:
- a CDS encoding SDR family oxidoreductase; its protein translation is MADPVFLITGASRGIGAAVARRAAAAGYRLILTGRTPEPLAALADELGGPSRALARPADVTDWTALTGVVAEAEERFGRLDVVLANAGASVVTSFLGDDGDGGAPPEAWRDLVLTNVYGPALTARATLPALRATKGHLLLTGSAAGRGVRPGNLYAATKWAVTGLAQAIRAECVGTGIRVTLLQPGLVDTGAIPPHRRDDPKLDPDDVAAAVLYAIGQPPHVDVNEIIVRPVGQRN
- a CDS encoding ROK family protein, whose product is MNDRSALELLLAAGPLTRVDLGRMTGLSKVTASQLLGRLQERNLVEVVGTRSAGRGPNAELYAVRPGCSYSIGIELNPDVAEAAVADVTGAVIGSVTAPVAAEVTAAGGADSRRLVHDMALAAAADAGLTLADVDDVVLGLPGVVDPSTGDIELSFDLPGWHRGMRDLLAADLGCAVSFENDVNLAAVAERAEGAGRDVDDMVLLWIGRGVGLAVVLSGHLHRGATGAAGEIGYLPMPGVPSPASVERPASGAFQALVGAGAVDELAAEYGIVGDGAAASVRAALAGGGAAADGFLLAFSHRLALGVASVCTVVDPALVVVAGEVGAAGGDRLCDLVGDDVRRIAPVNPRVVPTTVPGAPVLRGAVLTAVEHARQTLFASTE
- a CDS encoding extracellular solute-binding protein, with translation MNRALRLTAGLAAAALALSACGDGDDDTTESAAGGETADAPEPAELRLWLNGPDTPQPMRDWLIAEFAEQNPGSTLVIEEQEWEGLVDRLTTSLGSESETPDVVEVGNTQAPTFTTVGAFSDITDLVPDLGGDDLLQGFVDAGSADGKTYAVPLYAGSSYVFYRKDLFAASGIEVPTNMQEFVDAAVKLKQDNASVPNFSGFWLPGQDWRDGAAFLWDAGGDFAVEDGGEWNGALSTAESQEGLQLVQRLFNEASGAPKDANEADGHIPFCAGEIGMMLRPGWLRGQIEDPEAGCPDMIANVGVFALPGSDGEPAPVLLGGSNIAISAKSQNQELSQNLLELILSDEFQSQYAENGLTPAKVSLADGLGTDEFAAATIEAVTNAKLTPAAANWATVEGSRVLEDLFVNIANGGDVQQLAEEADATIAEQLG
- a CDS encoding carbohydrate ABC transporter permease — its product is MLPALAILVAALGYPLYRQAVMSFQEYGLAQQFGQAPEWIGLDNYVTLVTDSYLWTVIVRSILFCFANAAITMVIGTALAVLMTLVSRGPRLVLQIGLLLAWAMPHLAALTVWQWLFDAQYGVINWVLVNLGFDRFAGHSWLVDQLSFFVVATVIVVWMSVPFVAFAVYAGLTQVPDELYEAAEIDGASAWARFRTVTVPLVKPVLLIVALLQIIWDLKVFTQIFVLQDAGGITSQTNLIGTYIYRLGLGEGEFGLAAAASWFVLLLTVVLSLYYVRILVREEEL
- a CDS encoding carbohydrate ABC transporter permease; this translates as MFPVYWMLNSSFLPYNRIRSAEPSFVPLNGTVSAYGRVFDSNFFDTLRISAMVTGLTVVAALLFAFLAALALSRFRFKGRRSFILAVLIIQMIPAEGLFISQFKLLEGWQLLNNVIGLSLLYIAAVVPFTIWMLRGFVNGVPRDLEEAALVDGCSRLQAFFRITFPLLAPGLVASGVYAFLQAWNEFTLSLVIMTRPENMTLPLWLRTFTEANRVSDWAGIMAGSVLVAVPVMIFFLLVQHRMTSGLVSGAVKG
- a CDS encoding glycoside hydrolase family 3 protein — encoded protein: MNASDLRGLALATLFPGFHGAHDVPPWLAAMAAEGLGGVVLFGRNVDPDRGDAGVAALTGALHAINPDLMVAIDEEGGDVTRLDVAAGSMLPGNAALGALDDPEATERVAAEVAARLRACGVDLNLAPVADVDSNPLNPVIGVRSFGFDPDLVARHVAAYIAGQQAQGIAATAKHFPGHGGTSEDSHLVVPSIDDPLDVIQTRDLPPFRAAVKADVKIVMTAHIRYPALDGDRPATLSRPVITGMLRDDLGYDGLVMTDGMDMHAISQTVGHAEGAVLALLAGVDALCVGGETVGPETVEAMVAALIDAVRTGRLPEERLAEAAGRVQALRGWVLDAASSPVLYGSAADAARRAVTVHGDVTLTAPPLVIELDDDPSMAAGPIPWGVGRHLVDRLPGTVLARVTASTADLSAVLAALPSRRLVVGVRGVRRRPWQVAAVQAARAARPDLIVVDHDVNPLPEVLGEHYLLTHGAARVTAEAAAERLAAALTPSG
- a CDS encoding UbiA family prenyltransferase, whose protein sequence is MTTVRTRSGPARPRQLAGDVLAIGRPWFWFVSLLPYYLGVVLATERLVPPVEDWPVLALGAVVIGPLVWISVLAVNDAHDLRGDRLNPRKAGSPLVGGRLTPAAAQLIALVAGLLAVAAALFAGPLFALGTAVVLLVGWAYSAPPLRLKARPGFDVAVNALAIGAAGQLAGWSLLRPLTEFPWPMAVLGTLVGAALYVPTTLADLEADRTSGYTTLAVRLGPRRAYLLGLGLWLAAGLLSLAMSAADMVIPRSMLPMEIVLVPLLVLAYRRLVRAERTFRGIIAVAVLFLVPSLTFVLTFTGTLP